The following nucleotide sequence is from Alkalihalobacillus sp. LMS39.
TACCAGTGTCAACGACAGCAACTTTTATCCCTTTCCCTGTATATCCTGATTGCCATGACTGGGGAGCATTAACCTTTGAAACACCCCACTCTAGCTTTTGGTTATTAATCGAGACAATATGATCCTCTTCAACCGAAAGAACATTAGGAGCTTGCTGCAACTTTTCAACTGCATCCTCGGTCATTTCAACTACAGCAACAGGAAAGTTATTATATGTTTTTTCAATTTCTCCACCAACACTTAAAATCAATTGTTCATCAACATCATCGTTAAAATACACAATGACCTTTTCAGTCGATTCATTTGCATTAATAGTTTGAACGGAAAAGTTAAAAAACAGCGCTATTAAAAATAATGGAATCAAGTAATTCTTTTTAACCATTGGGACCTCCTCATCATCTTTATAAATAAAGATTTTCATATACAACCATTATACCATGTTCCATTTATTCTTCTCTATAAAACATAGATTTTCAAGATCATACCAGTACTCTTTTCATATAATAAATCTAAGACTATAGTCTTTATCTTTTGTTTTGCATTCTATATAATGTAATGATTGGTATTTTTGTCGGATTGGGGAGAATTATGTTAAATGAAACCGAATAAACTAATCTATATTTCCGGGAGCTTTGTCGCTCTTTTTGTGATAGCATTCCTCATTTTTATTTTTACACAACAAAAAAGTATAGACCCGTCTCAATTAGAATTTTTAGCTAATCAATCGTATGAACAAGGAGACTTTGAATCTAGCATTGAACAATATTTGCTGTTGTTAGAACAAGACCAAAAAAATGTGGAAGCTAGAATCGGACTTGCAAACAGCTATATCGCATTAGCACAACTAGAAGAAGCAGAACGTGTCTTCCTAGAAGGCACTGAGCTAATTCCCACTGAACCACAATTTTATATATTTTTATCCACCTTATATGCCAATCAATCAAATATTATTTCGGCTCTATCAACATTAGAAAAAGGTGTAACAAACACAAACTCCACTCAACTACAATCGGAATATAATAACTATGTGAACAACATCGGCATTTATGCAGATCATCCGCTTATTCAAAAGGGTGTACCACGTGAGTTCGGGTTAATTTGGATAGACTCGATGGATAGATATATTCCGATTGAAGCCGAGTGGGAAATTGTCGATGGACAAATAGCTGAGATTAACGAATCCACAACTACTCATGTTTCGGTACAAGGAAAAGAGTTAGGAAAAACAAAGATACTCGCTACAGTTGGAACCATTACACGTGAACTTGAAGTCGAAATTAAAGAACAAGTCATTGAATCACTAGATTTTGTACAGAAAGAATTTTCTTCTTTACTTATTGGCGAAACGGTTGAACTCTCTGTCATAGCCGAAGATGCGAAAGGAGAAGCAGTGGAACTTCCTGTAGATTGGGTAGTGGAACATGGAGATGGTTCGTTAAGCGAAACAGTAGGAATGGCTTCTAGTTACACGGCAGAAAAAGACGGAATCCATGTCATTACCATTTCATATGAGGATTTATCCACTTCTCTCGAAATTAGAGTGGGTGATGAAAAAAACAAAACTGTACTCACAAAAACGATTGGCGAAGGGTCGGTGTCCATATCTCCACAACAAGGTTCGTACCCGGTAGGTTATGAGATTACAATTGAAGCAATACCTGCAGCAGAGTGGTCATTTAGCCACTGGGAGGGTGATGTCTCTGGGACTAACCGAACACTTACGATAGATATTCAAGACCATGTCACAGCCATCGCTGTATTTACAAAAGATTCAAACGCATATACCCTTCGTGTCTCAAAAACAGGAGAAGGAGAAGTCATTCGCAGCTCGTTACAAGCTTCATTTTCACATAATGAAACAGTCACACTAACTGCTAGTCCTAAAAGCGGATGGACTTTCTCACGCTGGACGGGAGATATACAAAGTACAAACCCAAGGCTCCAACTTAACATGAACCAAGACTATCAAGTACGAGCTGTGTTTATAAAAAATGAATCAACGACTGATCCAAAGGAAGACAAGAAAGAGGAAAGTTCTCCATCAGAAAATCCAAACACAAAAGATAATAACAAGAAAGACAAGAGTAACAACGATAAACCAGCTCCTCCAGCACCATCTCAACCGGAAAAACGTCAATTTACATTATCGACATCCGTCTCAGGTGATGGAAATATAACGCGTAATCCATCTGGACAACAATTTGATGAAGGAGTAACTGTTACATTAACAGCACAACCAAATTCCGGATGGGAGTTTGTTCGATGGAGTGGTGATGGTTCAGGAACTTCACGTACGATTCAGGTAACGATGAATGGAAACAAGCAAGTTCAAGCTGTGTTCCAAAGAGTTCAAGAAGAACCAAAGACAGTTTCTCTTTTTACGACAGTATTAGGCTCAGGTTCAATTCGACAAAGTCAGTCTGGTCACCAGTTTCCGGCTGGAACAACGATAACGTTAACAGCTACTCCTGCAGAAGGCTATCGCTTCGTCGGGTGGCGAGGCTCCCTTTCTAATAACAATCGAGAAATTCAAATTACACTTCAGCAAGATACCATTATTCAGGCCTACTTCGAAAAAGAAGAAACTGAGATAGATTAAGAGGAAGAAGAAGGGCAATCAATGCCCTTCTTCTTTATTGAACGAAGAAATTTCAACTTGAAGTTATTACCATAGTTAAGTAGAATGAATTTAGTAGATTGCAACTATGAAAGGTGGAAGTAATGAAGTTGAAAAACATTATTTTGATTAGTACTGTTATTATTTGCATTGGTATACTAGGCTTTAGCCATTATCAATATAATCAAAAATTAAAATCCATAGCTGAGGAAGCGCAGCATTTTGTTCAACCTACATATCCGCAAACTTCAGCCGATATTGAGGAAGAAGGAACAAGCAGTGAAAAGGTTGCCGTCTCTGGCCTAATAGGCAAAACTTTAAAAGATACAGAAGACGAAGAAACCATTTCAATGACTATTTTTGGTTCTGTTTCACTAGGGAATCCTGAGAATTCTGATACTGGATGGCCTTACCTTCTTTCTACTGACATTAAAGAGCAGATTGGAGAAGAAAAACTAAAAACTACGGTCATTAATGTGAACCGAGCTTCTTCACTTGATGTTTATAATGGAGACTATTTGTCTGCTGTTATTGATAGTCAACCTGACATTTTAATTATTGAACCATTCATTTTGAACGACAACGGCATTGTTAGAATAGAAGATACGTTATTCGTATTAGAACACATCCTTACTATAGTTAGTAAAGAGTTAGAAGACACCGAAATTCTTATCACTCCACCAAACCCGGTAGAAGGTGCGGTATTTTACATTTCTCAAGTCGAAGCAGTCGAAGAGTTTGTTCAATCAAAAGGCTATTCATTTGTTGACCACTGGAACGCTTGGCCTGATGAGAGTGACCTTCCCGATTACTTAGATAACAACCGACCAAACGGCGATGGTCACCAAGTTTGGGCTGATTTTATGTATGACTATTTAACGAAATAAGTGCAAAAAACCAGTCTCTCTTTGGATGAGGTGCTGGTTTTTTCTTGTTGGCATGAGTGGGATGTTTCTAACTGACATCTGTTCCGCTATTTTACTAAAAACAAAGCATTTTCAGACCCGTTCGGACATCCATTCCGTTAATTACCCTAGAATCGGCTCTCCTCAACACAAAAACTGCAAATAACGGAACCAATGTCCGATAGCGCAAGGAAAACCTTAAATTCACCTCCATTAGCGGAACAGATGTCCTTTGCGAAAAAGCTTGCCCCTATTTTTACACTCATATCGTCGTCGTACAAGAATACAATGATTATGAAGTACAACCTTTTCAAAGGAGCAGACATTATGAGACAAAACACATTTCCCGTAAAAGGTTTAGCCATACTCATTGGAGGAATTTCACTTATCCTTCTCGTCATGTTTCTCATCCCATCCGATTCACAACAAGCCAAGAAAACCATTCAACAATTTTATAAACATGAGCAACAATGGGATTTTATTTCCGCCTGGAATTTATTCCACCCAAAAATGCAAGACCGTTTCTCGAAACCTAGCTATTTACAAAACCGCTCTCATATTTTTATGGATCATTTTGGAGTTGATTCCTTTTCATTTTCTTTAGATAATCCAAAAAAAGTCACCGATTGGACGATGACTACAGACGGTGAAGTTTTTGAAGTTGTTTACAAAGTAACCGTTACAAAAGAGTATAAGGGAACGTATGGAAATTTTTCCATTATCCAAGATGTTTACGCTACAAAAGAAGAAAACAACTGGGTTGTGTTATGGGATTACAATGATTAATATTTATTTCACACTCATCTTATTGTTATCTATGTAGGGCGTCATTTTTACAACCATATCATTAATGACAGTTTTTGCGTCGATTGATGGGTCTCTGGCTATCTTCTGTTTCGCTTGCTGTAAGATTTGTAACAGTTCTTTTTCGGTAAATCTGTTGTCCATGTTTGTTCTCCTTTTTCCCGTATTCCTTAAACAGGAATGAATCTGTTAAAATTGGAAGCACAATACAATTCTATTTTACTATATTACTACAAACTCTAGGAATTTTGGAAGAAAATTAGAATTTTCATTAATTTTATATATTATAAAAAGCAAAGGCTTCTACTAACGGGAAACCTTTGCTTTATTAATTTCAATTTCAAGTAACTTTTCTTGATGATTATATGCGTTTTTAAAATATGAACCTTTAGTTTTTGTATATTTACATTGATTATATAGATACAAATTAATACGAATAAATAAAGAATGCCATATTTTTTTAATCGTTTTCATAGACATTACCTCCTAAATTCAACTAGGAATTAACAAGGCTTTGGTAACTGGCTGGCATACCCCTAAAGGCTTAGCCCCTATAGTTTTGCGTCACCATTTTTCAATAGTTTTGCCCTTCTCTATTCCAATAGTATGATTATACTCATTTTATAATACCAAACAAATTTCCACATGATACTTTTGGACTATATTGGAGTATTTTGTCGAAACATGTCTTTGTTTTGTCTTTTACTGAAAGTTTGCTATGAAAATGTTCGTAATGTTATATACCCGCTGGTAAAATAAAGTAAACTACATTTCTTTGAAAGGGTCTCTTATGAAACTAAATAAAATCCATCACATTGCCATCATCTGTTCAGACTATGAAAAGTCGAAAACGTTTTACACAG
It contains:
- a CDS encoding tetratricopeptide repeat protein; its protein translation is MKPNKLIYISGSFVALFVIAFLIFIFTQQKSIDPSQLEFLANQSYEQGDFESSIEQYLLLLEQDQKNVEARIGLANSYIALAQLEEAERVFLEGTELIPTEPQFYIFLSTLYANQSNIISALSTLEKGVTNTNSTQLQSEYNNYVNNIGIYADHPLIQKGVPREFGLIWIDSMDRYIPIEAEWEIVDGQIAEINESTTTHVSVQGKELGKTKILATVGTITRELEVEIKEQVIESLDFVQKEFSSLLIGETVELSVIAEDAKGEAVELPVDWVVEHGDGSLSETVGMASSYTAEKDGIHVITISYEDLSTSLEIRVGDEKNKTVLTKTIGEGSVSISPQQGSYPVGYEITIEAIPAAEWSFSHWEGDVSGTNRTLTIDIQDHVTAIAVFTKDSNAYTLRVSKTGEGEVIRSSLQASFSHNETVTLTASPKSGWTFSRWTGDIQSTNPRLQLNMNQDYQVRAVFIKNESTTDPKEDKKEESSPSENPNTKDNNKKDKSNNDKPAPPAPSQPEKRQFTLSTSVSGDGNITRNPSGQQFDEGVTVTLTAQPNSGWEFVRWSGDGSGTSRTIQVTMNGNKQVQAVFQRVQEEPKTVSLFTTVLGSGSIRQSQSGHQFPAGTTITLTATPAEGYRFVGWRGSLSNNNREIQITLQQDTIIQAYFEKEETEID
- a CDS encoding SGNH/GDSL hydrolase family protein; its protein translation is MKLKNIILISTVIICIGILGFSHYQYNQKLKSIAEEAQHFVQPTYPQTSADIEEEGTSSEKVAVSGLIGKTLKDTEDEETISMTIFGSVSLGNPENSDTGWPYLLSTDIKEQIGEEKLKTTVINVNRASSLDVYNGDYLSAVIDSQPDILIIEPFILNDNGIVRIEDTLFVLEHILTIVSKELEDTEILITPPNPVEGAVFYISQVEAVEEFVQSKGYSFVDHWNAWPDESDLPDYLDNNRPNGDGHQVWADFMYDYLTK